A stretch of the Paenibacillus dendritiformis genome encodes the following:
- a CDS encoding GNAT family N-acetyltransferase — MNVRSFRLADYLPATQLLKESLSEECCEKTLDAFARQLSLDGELVLIAEQENPDGETIMVGLAIGTIDRNNGYYYRLAVHPEFRNQGVGKALVAGMEQKFQQRKVRNIMIAADEHTEFVLPWFEALGYGAQHVLRSLKQLRIVTG; from the coding sequence ATGAACGTTCGATCCTTTCGTTTGGCGGATTATTTGCCGGCTACTCAGTTATTGAAGGAATCGCTGTCCGAGGAATGTTGCGAGAAGACGCTGGATGCCTTCGCGCGCCAGTTGTCCTTGGACGGAGAGCTTGTGCTCATCGCGGAACAGGAGAACCCGGACGGGGAGACGATCATGGTCGGATTGGCTATCGGCACCATCGATCGCAACAACGGGTACTACTATCGTCTGGCCGTGCACCCGGAATTCCGCAACCAAGGCGTAGGCAAGGCGCTTGTCGCCGGAATGGAACAGAAATTCCAGCAGCGCAAGGTCCGCAACATTATGATTGCTGCGGATGAGCATACGGAATTCGTGCTGCCTTGGTTCGAGGCATTGGGATACGGGGCCCAGCATGTCTTGCGTTCATTGAAGCAGCTTCGGATTGTTACCGGCTAG
- a CDS encoding DUF402 domain-containing protein gives MERYEKALVKSFKHDGHLHRMWLENWIVPSSLVHPEHAAEGMFVLINSQTPIREADGKQWNSKIPAVTFLIPKQWFNVVALIEDHGIRYYCNIASPPYRTDNIFTYIDYDLDVIQMPGGQVNVVDQDEYEQNRHVYHYPDLVERKITAGLDAVLERIGHRRPPFWDDEVRRYYDDWKQSVQPE, from the coding sequence ATGGAACGTTATGAGAAAGCCCTTGTGAAAAGTTTCAAACACGATGGCCATTTGCACCGGATGTGGCTGGAGAACTGGATCGTGCCCTCCTCGCTCGTGCATCCCGAGCATGCCGCTGAAGGAATGTTCGTGCTGATTAACAGCCAGACTCCGATCAGGGAAGCGGACGGGAAGCAATGGAACAGCAAAATTCCCGCCGTTACGTTCCTCATTCCGAAGCAGTGGTTCAATGTGGTGGCGCTAATCGAGGATCATGGCATACGCTACTACTGCAATATTGCCTCGCCGCCGTACCGTACGGACAACATTTTCACCTATATCGATTACGATCTGGACGTCATTCAGATGCCTGGCGGCCAGGTGAATGTGGTGGATCAGGACGAGTACGAGCAGAACCGGCATGTATACCATTATCCTGATCTGGTGGAGCGCAAGATTACCGCCGGCCTCGACGCGGTGTTGGAACGGATTGGGCATCGCCGGCCTCCGTTCTGGGACGATGAGGTGCGCCGGTATTACGACGACTGGAAGCAGTCGGTCCAGCCGGAATGA
- the queG gene encoding tRNA epoxyqueuosine(34) reductase QueG — protein sequence MAEQKHMTRWTPYGTNQAAGAEASREAERWQRLKQEIIDAAPSLGIDQVGFTTADPFTELKARLQHSIDQGYASGFEEPDLDKRTQPALLLDGARSIIAIAVAYPSKLEGGPKSEPGAYRGMFARTAWGLDYHQVLRDRLQRLEQFLRERVPEVRVKSMVDTGELCDRAVAERSGIGFSGKNCSIISPKWGSWIYLGEMITNLPLPPDHPLTEDCGECTRCLDACPTGAFAGPGQLNAQRCISFQTQSKEMLPHEMMVKIGNRLYGCDTCQIVCPKNRGLNWTHHAEMQPDPEQAKPLLVPLLSLSNREFKSQFGSSAAAWRGKKPIQRNAIAALGNFRDRQAVPALEGLLRTDERPDIRAAAAWALGQIGGPDAKRILEAALSREEEPKVKEAVMQARERAEAQQEPLYVQEMESPLGPLTLAATATGLFAIEFGDALSAAEGLQRRAARSYGRVALQRHPERLQEAKRQLEEYFAGTRREFDLTLDIQGTPFQRRVWQALTGIPYGETRSYKQIAEAIGNPGAVRAVGGANNRNPLSIIVPCHRVIGADGKLVGYGGGMDKKITLLRLEGNPCGQ from the coding sequence ATGGCGGAACAGAAGCACATGACACGATGGACCCCATACGGAACCAATCAAGCGGCCGGGGCCGAGGCGAGCCGGGAAGCGGAACGGTGGCAGCGGCTCAAGCAGGAGATTATTGACGCGGCGCCTTCCCTGGGCATCGACCAGGTCGGCTTCACGACGGCAGACCCGTTCACCGAATTGAAGGCGCGCCTGCAGCATTCCATCGATCAAGGGTATGCGTCCGGGTTCGAGGAGCCGGACCTGGACAAGCGGACGCAGCCTGCGCTGCTGCTGGACGGGGCGCGTTCCATTATCGCGATTGCGGTTGCTTATCCGTCCAAGCTGGAGGGCGGTCCGAAGTCGGAGCCGGGCGCGTACCGCGGAATGTTCGCCCGGACCGCCTGGGGATTGGACTACCACCAGGTGCTGAGGGACCGGCTGCAGCGGCTGGAGCAGTTCCTGCGCGAGCGGGTGCCGGAGGTACGGGTGAAGAGCATGGTAGACACGGGCGAGCTGTGCGACCGGGCGGTCGCCGAGCGATCCGGCATCGGCTTCAGCGGCAAGAACTGCTCGATTATTTCTCCGAAGTGGGGATCGTGGATCTACTTGGGGGAAATGATTACGAATCTGCCGCTGCCGCCGGATCACCCGCTGACCGAGGATTGCGGGGAATGCACGCGCTGCCTCGATGCCTGTCCGACGGGAGCCTTCGCCGGTCCCGGGCAGCTCAATGCGCAGCGCTGCATCTCGTTCCAGACGCAGTCGAAGGAGATGCTTCCGCATGAGATGATGGTCAAGATAGGCAATCGGCTGTATGGCTGCGATACTTGCCAGATCGTATGCCCGAAGAACCGCGGGCTGAATTGGACCCATCATGCCGAGATGCAGCCCGATCCGGAGCAGGCGAAGCCGCTGCTCGTGCCGCTGCTGTCGCTGTCGAACCGGGAATTCAAGTCCCAGTTCGGCAGCAGCGCGGCGGCGTGGCGCGGGAAGAAGCCGATCCAGCGCAACGCGATCGCGGCGCTCGGCAATTTCCGCGACCGCCAGGCCGTCCCGGCCCTGGAAGGACTGCTGCGCACGGATGAGCGGCCGGATATCCGCGCCGCCGCGGCCTGGGCGCTCGGCCAGATCGGGGGGCCGGACGCCAAGCGCATATTAGAAGCGGCGCTAAGCCGCGAGGAGGAACCGAAGGTGAAGGAAGCTGTGATGCAAGCGCGGGAGCGCGCCGAAGCTCAGCAAGAGCCGTTGTATGTGCAGGAGATGGAGAGCCCGCTCGGTCCGCTGACGTTGGCTGCGACCGCGACCGGATTGTTCGCGATCGAGTTCGGAGACGCGTTGTCGGCGGCGGAAGGGCTCCAGCGGCGGGCGGCCCGCAGCTACGGCCGCGTCGCGCTGCAGCGCCATCCGGAGCGGCTGCAGGAGGCCAAGCGGCAGCTGGAGGAGTATTTTGCGGGAACGCGCCGCGAGTTCGATCTGACGCTCGATATCCAAGGGACGCCGTTCCAGCGGCGGGTATGGCAAGCATTGACCGGCATCCCTTACGGGGAGACCCGGTCCTACAAGCAGATCGCGGAAGCGATCGGCAATCCGGGGGCGGTGCGGGCTGTCGGGGGAGCGAATAATCGCAATCCGCTCTCCATTATCGTGCCCTGCCACCGCGTCATCGGAGCCGACGGCAAGCTGGTCGGTTATGGCGGCGGCATGGACAAGAAAATCACCCTGCTCCGTCTCGAGGGCAATCCTTGCGGGCAATGA
- a CDS encoding YneF family protein — translation MIWVVGIIALIVGVIIGFAGGVFYLRKQMEKMQSDPQMLQKMAKQMGYNLNAKQMQQAQKMMQKNKRK, via the coding sequence ATGATTTGGGTTGTAGGGATTATCGCACTCATCGTGGGTGTCATTATCGGCTTTGCCGGCGGGGTGTTCTACCTGCGCAAGCAGATGGAGAAGATGCAATCGGATCCGCAAATGCTGCAAAAAATGGCCAAACAAATGGGCTATAATTTGAATGCCAAGCAGATGCAGCAAGCTCAGAAAATGATGCAAAAAAACAAGAGAAAATGA
- the folE gene encoding GTP cyclohydrolase I FolE — translation MAGLKDYVNSKVGENREKIEHHVKEILRLIGEDVDREGLKETPARVTRMYEEIFGGYEVDPRDVLGVTFDEAHEELVIVKDITYYSLCEHHMAPFFGKVHIGYIPSGQVAGLSKLARLVEAVTRRLQVQERVTSEIADIMEEALKPHGVMVVVEGEHLCMCSRGVKKPGSKTVTMSTRGSFKDDAAQRAEFLSLIKQ, via the coding sequence ATGGCTGGCTTGAAAGACTATGTCAATTCCAAAGTCGGTGAGAACCGCGAGAAGATCGAACATCACGTAAAAGAAATTTTAAGGCTGATCGGCGAGGACGTCGATCGGGAAGGCCTGAAGGAGACGCCGGCGCGTGTCACCCGCATGTACGAAGAGATCTTCGGCGGGTATGAGGTCGACCCGCGCGACGTGCTCGGGGTCACCTTCGACGAAGCCCATGAGGAGCTCGTCATCGTGAAGGACATTACGTACTACAGCTTGTGCGAGCATCATATGGCGCCTTTCTTCGGCAAGGTGCATATCGGCTATATTCCAAGCGGACAGGTTGCCGGCCTGAGCAAGCTGGCGCGGCTGGTCGAAGCGGTCACGCGCCGTCTGCAGGTGCAGGAACGGGTCACGTCGGAAATCGCGGATATTATGGAAGAAGCGTTGAAGCCGCACGGCGTGATGGTGGTCGTGGAGGGCGAGCATTTATGCATGTGTTCCCGCGGCGTCAAGAAGCCCGGCAGCAAGACGGTTACAATGTCGACGCGGGGCAGCTTCAAGGACGATGCGGCGCAGCGCGCGGAATTTTTGTCACTGATTAAGCAGTAA
- a CDS encoding DUF7309 domain-containing protein — translation MAKTDVEQTERNEEAVELTEEQAEWHRLYEAAAAFKKQGSWKWVSDSEIFGVCNPEDGEVGYCTIMGSNEELFGLAVFRGAEGLESLQDMMLEQDDQYAWLNRQKCMMVTFEDRTDLDKQDLAQIKELGFRFRGRNAWPLFRAYDPGLVPWTLDRKQVRFLTNALEQAVDLAARCKKDDRLLVPPVSGQLLVRAQENGEWSEGWRDPEFVLKRPAKYEYSDDAKLTDLVRRIPEKRGQWETDYFFAPVAVQGEAERPYYPRLCLWVDRQTRSAVGFHVAYEGNFEQEFIDHMIKLIEEKGARPQKLIIRSNEGLDLFEKTAQRLKIKIEREPRLVYLEEAQADLFDYFAQHEA, via the coding sequence ATGGCAAAAACGGATGTAGAACAGACGGAACGCAATGAAGAAGCGGTGGAGTTAACCGAAGAGCAGGCGGAATGGCATCGCCTCTATGAAGCGGCGGCAGCCTTCAAAAAACAAGGAAGCTGGAAGTGGGTGTCCGACTCCGAGATCTTCGGCGTATGCAACCCGGAGGATGGAGAGGTCGGCTACTGCACCATTATGGGATCGAACGAAGAGCTGTTCGGCCTGGCCGTTTTCCGCGGCGCCGAGGGGCTGGAGAGCCTGCAGGACATGATGCTGGAGCAGGATGATCAATATGCTTGGCTGAACCGGCAAAAGTGCATGATGGTGACATTCGAGGATCGGACCGATCTGGACAAGCAGGATTTGGCGCAAATCAAAGAGCTTGGCTTCCGCTTTCGCGGCCGCAACGCTTGGCCGCTGTTCCGGGCCTATGACCCGGGGCTTGTACCATGGACGCTTGACCGGAAGCAGGTCCGCTTCCTGACGAACGCCTTGGAGCAAGCGGTGGACCTGGCCGCCCGATGCAAGAAGGACGATCGGCTGCTCGTGCCGCCGGTCTCCGGCCAACTGTTGGTCCGCGCGCAGGAGAACGGGGAATGGAGCGAAGGCTGGCGCGATCCCGAATTCGTCCTGAAGCGTCCGGCCAAGTATGAATACAGCGACGACGCGAAGCTGACGGACCTTGTGCGCCGCATTCCGGAGAAGCGGGGGCAGTGGGAGACCGATTATTTCTTCGCTCCCGTCGCGGTGCAGGGCGAGGCCGAGCGGCCGTATTACCCGCGGCTCTGCCTGTGGGTGGATCGGCAGACCCGCAGCGCGGTCGGCTTCCATGTCGCTTATGAAGGAAATTTCGAGCAGGAATTCATTGATCATATGATTAAATTAATCGAGGAGAAGGGGGCGCGCCCGCAAAAGCTCATTATCCGGTCGAACGAAGGCCTCGATCTGTTCGAGAAGACGGCGCAGCGCCTGAAAATCAAAATTGAACGCGAGCCGCGCCTCGTCTATCTGGAGGAGGCGCAGGCGGATCTGTTCGACTATTTCGCGCAACACGAAGCTTGA
- the ade gene encoding adenine deaminase codes for MNWNKQHWSKRIAAAAGTAPADLVITNGKIVDVFNLEIIEGDVAIVDGMIIGIGGSYEGARVIDAEGRYIAPSFIDTHVHIESAMVTPAEFARVVLPHGVTSVIADPHEIANVAGTDGIQYMLDASENLPLDVYIMLPSCVPCTPFEHAGAVLDAASLDPFYAHPRVLGLAEVMDYPSVRRGDDGMLDKLVSSHRHGGRIDGHGAGLDEEAINVYRAVGIRNDHECVTAEEAKARLRRGMYVMIREGSVAKDVEALIPAVTASNARRCVFCTDDKHLDELVREGSVDHNARLAIRCGLDPLQAIQIASLNAAECYGLQTKGAIAPGYEADFLLLDDLERLAIAQVYKAGKLVGEQGQYAGPQPQTAVIPDRLLKTVNLPQITERELQIRLQGEPRCHIIGINPNSLITTRLVEEVDVEDGCFRPSVEKDQLKIAVLERHHHTGCIGLGIVKGFGIQRGAIASTVAHDSHNLVVAGSNDRDMLTAIQALRGMEGGLAVASGGEVLAAIELRVAGLMSAGDYAEVLHHMERLHQALGRIGASSGFNPFVTLSFLCLPVIPELKLTDMGLFDFAAFKHIPVSAESCAAESAAR; via the coding sequence ATGAATTGGAACAAGCAACATTGGAGCAAACGGATTGCCGCAGCCGCCGGAACGGCGCCTGCCGACCTCGTCATTACGAATGGAAAAATCGTCGATGTCTTCAATCTCGAGATTATCGAAGGGGATGTCGCGATTGTGGACGGCATGATCATAGGCATCGGCGGCAGCTATGAAGGCGCCCGCGTCATTGATGCAGAGGGACGCTACATCGCCCCGTCCTTCATCGACACGCATGTTCATATTGAATCCGCCATGGTCACGCCGGCCGAATTCGCTCGCGTCGTCTTGCCTCACGGCGTCACGTCCGTCATAGCCGATCCGCATGAAATCGCGAATGTGGCCGGGACGGACGGCATTCAATATATGCTGGACGCTTCCGAGAATCTGCCGCTCGATGTATATATCATGCTGCCGTCCTGCGTTCCTTGCACGCCGTTCGAGCATGCCGGAGCCGTTCTCGATGCAGCCAGCCTGGATCCATTCTACGCCCACCCTCGGGTATTGGGATTGGCCGAGGTGATGGATTATCCCTCTGTGAGGCGCGGCGATGACGGCATGCTGGACAAATTGGTGTCCTCGCATCGGCATGGCGGGCGGATTGACGGTCACGGCGCCGGACTGGATGAAGAGGCCATCAACGTGTACCGGGCAGTCGGCATTCGCAACGATCATGAGTGCGTCACGGCTGAGGAAGCCAAGGCGCGCCTGCGGCGCGGCATGTATGTCATGATTCGCGAAGGCTCGGTGGCCAAGGACGTCGAAGCGCTCATCCCGGCCGTGACCGCCAGCAACGCGCGCCGCTGCGTGTTCTGCACCGACGACAAGCATTTGGACGAGCTGGTGCGGGAGGGCAGCGTCGATCATAATGCGCGTCTTGCCATCCGCTGCGGGCTTGATCCGCTGCAGGCGATCCAGATCGCTTCCCTGAATGCGGCCGAATGCTACGGACTACAGACCAAAGGCGCGATCGCCCCCGGGTACGAGGCCGACTTCTTGCTGCTCGACGATCTGGAGCGCCTGGCGATTGCCCAGGTGTACAAAGCGGGCAAGCTGGTGGGGGAGCAAGGTCAATATGCCGGACCGCAGCCGCAAACGGCCGTTATCCCGGACAGGCTGTTGAAGACGGTCAACCTGCCCCAGATAACGGAGCGGGAGCTGCAAATCCGTCTGCAGGGGGAGCCCCGCTGCCATATTATCGGCATCAATCCGAACAGCCTCATCACGACGCGTCTCGTGGAGGAGGTCGATGTGGAGGATGGCTGCTTCCGCCCTTCCGTGGAGAAGGATCAATTGAAGATTGCCGTGTTGGAGCGGCATCATCATACCGGATGCATCGGACTGGGCATCGTCAAGGGATTCGGCATTCAGCGCGGAGCGATCGCCTCCACCGTGGCGCATGATTCCCACAACCTCGTCGTGGCCGGCAGCAACGACCGGGATATGCTGACGGCCATCCAAGCGCTGCGCGGCATGGAGGGCGGATTGGCCGTCGCAAGCGGTGGCGAAGTACTCGCGGCGATCGAGCTGCGGGTGGCAGGCTTAATGTCGGCGGGGGATTATGCCGAGGTGCTCCATCATATGGAACGGCTCCACCAGGCTTTGGGGCGGATTGGCGCTTCCAGCGGGTTCAATCCTTTTGTTACGCTGTCGTTCCTATGCTTGCCCGTCATCCCTGAACTGAAGCTGACGGATATGGGCTTGTTCGATTTCGCGGCTTTCAAGCATATTCCGGTCTCGGCGGAGAGCTGCGCCGCGGAATCCGCAGCGCGGTGA